The following proteins are co-located in the Desulfurella sp. genome:
- the istB gene encoding IS21-like element helper ATPase IstB produces MQVKELFKSLRIPKAYEAYISLNPQKELEDLICLILTNEIESRLNNAIAKRIKNAGFPTLKRFEELKPKYLPKDAQERLDELKSLGFVKSKKNLIMLGNSGSGKTHMSTAIGIKACQEGYSVLFKTAARLINELKEAKNEKQLTKYAKAFESYDLVILDELGYIPFDTEGSQLLFEYLAMRYESKSTIITSNLIFSEWIKIFQDKALTVALLDRLTHNAIVLNMNGESYRRRKIEKLN; encoded by the coding sequence ATGCAGGTAAAAGAGCTTTTCAAATCCCTTAGAATACCAAAAGCCTATGAAGCATACATTAGCTTGAACCCTCAAAAAGAGCTTGAAGATCTAATCTGTTTAATACTAACAAACGAAATTGAATCAAGGCTAAACAATGCTATAGCAAAAAGAATAAAAAACGCAGGCTTTCCAACACTGAAAAGATTTGAAGAGCTAAAGCCAAAATATCTGCCAAAAGACGCTCAAGAAAGGCTTGATGAATTAAAATCCTTAGGGTTTGTTAAAAGCAAGAAGAATCTCATTATGCTTGGAAACTCAGGATCTGGCAAAACCCATATGTCAACTGCCATAGGCATTAAAGCATGTCAGGAAGGCTACAGCGTGTTGTTTAAAACAGCTGCAAGGCTAATAAATGAATTAAAGGAGGCAAAGAATGAAAAACAGCTTACAAAGTATGCAAAAGCATTTGAAAGCTACGACCTTGTGATACTAGATGAGCTGGGATACATACCATTTGACACAGAAGGCTCACAGCTATTGTTTGAATACCTTGCCATGAGGTATGAGTCAAAAAGCACAATAATAACCTCTAACCTGATATTTTCTGAATGGATAAAGATATTTCAAGATAAAGCTCTAACGGTAGCTCTGCTGGACAGACTAACCCATAATGCAATTGTGCTAAACATGAACGGCGAAAGTTACAGGAGAAGAAAAATAGAAAAACTAAATTAA